A genome region from Gemmatimonadota bacterium includes the following:
- the hemJ gene encoding protoporphyrinogen oxidase HemJ, with product MLYLWVKVFHIVFMVSWMAGLFYLPRLFVYHAESLTTPEPGRSILGKQFSHMERRLYAIIMQPAMVLTWATGAGMLLLIPAYLRESWLWLKVFLIVLLTVYHFFCQQTIARFELGTVSRSGEWYRVFNEGPTVVLVLAAALVLFKGVIKLSALGVLLACTLLVIVVGFRAYAAFRRRRGEMVDSAQGAG from the coding sequence CTGGATGGCCGGGCTCTTCTATCTCCCGCGCCTCTTCGTCTACCACGCGGAATCGCTGACCACGCCGGAGCCCGGACGATCGATTCTGGGGAAGCAGTTCAGCCACATGGAACGGCGGCTGTACGCGATCATCATGCAGCCGGCGATGGTCCTGACGTGGGCGACCGGAGCCGGGATGCTGCTGCTCATCCCCGCCTACCTGCGCGAGTCCTGGCTCTGGCTCAAGGTCTTCCTGATCGTCCTGCTGACGGTCTACCACTTTTTCTGCCAGCAGACGATTGCACGCTTCGAGCTCGGGACGGTGTCGCGGAGCGGCGAGTGGTACCGGGTCTTCAACGAGGGACCGACGGTGGTCCTCGTCCTGGCCGCCGCCCTGGTGCTTTTCAAGGGGGTCATCAAGCTCTCGGCGTTAGGCGTGTTGTTGGCCTGCACCTTGCTCGTCATTGTGGTGGGATTCCGTGCGTACGCGGCGTTCCGGCGCCGGCGCGGTGAGATGGTGGACTCCGCCCAGGGCGCCGGCTGA
- a CDS encoding phosphodiester glycosidase family protein — MLVTVTPLADLAAQARAQRVVTSSVIDAISCNETASPLAAPRLSWRGDDVQWSEWSVRLGARAVPARIIVVAFDPAQLRVALDLVQKDGALAPWNLDAAPERARIALNAGQFIDDGPWGWVVHRGREWQPPGEGTLAGALVVDTAGAVDIVPRSAIAAWRRSAAVREAVQSYPTLLEGDARPPAALCAATAQVDRTHRDTRLAIGVRRDGHVIIALSRYAGGALPDRTPIGPTTPEMAELMRRLGAVRALMLDGGLSAQLLVRGRTGAAPQRWPGLRDVPLALVVHDAR; from the coding sequence TTGCTCGTCACCGTCACACCGCTGGCCGACCTTGCAGCGCAGGCGCGCGCCCAGCGCGTGGTCACCAGCAGCGTCATCGACGCCATCAGCTGCAACGAGACGGCGTCTCCGCTGGCCGCCCCACGGCTCAGCTGGCGCGGCGACGACGTACAATGGAGCGAGTGGTCCGTTCGCCTCGGGGCGCGTGCGGTCCCGGCACGCATCATCGTCGTCGCCTTCGACCCCGCGCAGCTGCGCGTCGCGCTCGACCTCGTGCAGAAGGATGGCGCGCTCGCGCCATGGAACCTCGACGCCGCCCCTGAGCGCGCACGCATCGCACTCAACGCCGGCCAGTTCATCGACGACGGGCCGTGGGGTTGGGTGGTGCACCGGGGGCGCGAATGGCAGCCCCCCGGCGAGGGGACGCTTGCAGGTGCGCTGGTGGTCGACACGGCGGGCGCGGTCGACATCGTCCCGCGATCGGCGATTGCCGCGTGGCGGCGATCGGCCGCAGTTCGCGAAGCGGTGCAGTCGTACCCCACCCTCCTCGAGGGCGATGCACGCCCCCCCGCGGCGCTCTGCGCCGCCACCGCGCAGGTCGACCGCACGCACCGCGACACGCGACTGGCCATCGGGGTACGACGTGACGGCCACGTGATCATCGCGCTGTCGCGTTATGCGGGGGGTGCCCTCCCCGATCGCACGCCGATCGGCCCCACGACACCGGAAATGGCTGAGCTGATGCGTCGACTCGGCGCCGTCCGGGCCCTCATGCTCGATGGCGGGCTTTCGGCGCAGCTGCTCGTGCGCGGACGCACCGGCGCGGCACCGCAGCGCTGGCCCGGGTTGCGCGACGTCCCGCTGGCGCTCGTCGTGCACGACGCACGTTAG